The nucleotide window CAATGGTTGGGAGCCACTCCAAAAAAAATTCTTCCACTGAATGCAATAAAATATCTTTCTAAGGGTTCGGAGAGAAGCTGGCAACAAATTCACTGTTGACTGCCATCAAGAGTGGTTGAATGCTGGTTTTCCAGTTACAGTCACCCCGCTGCCACAAAGCCAAACCAAACAGTAGATGCCAAATTACAGCAGAGCTCTCAAAGGCACAGGCCCTTCCAAAATCATTTTAACCTTATTTTTTCACTGAGACTAAGGGAGCCCTCTCATAAGTGTCTTTCATACTTTTTCATTAACATACTTCCTGTGACCACAGCAAGAGCATATCTAAACAAGGAGGCAGTCAAGCATTTTTTCATCTCCAGTAAATATTCATTTCCCTGCCCAAACAGATGCCCCCTTGTGTTAATCATAGATTTGTCTATTCATGCAGAATGAAGAGTGAGTTTTTGAGAGGCGCCAAGCTGAAAACTAAGCTGGCAATTACGGGTGCTATCATGTCACATATGTTTGGAAATCTAAAGACATACCTttgacacacacatcaaaatgCTTAGAATAATTTGTGGAGCTGATGGGTGTGTTAGGTTACTGTAAATATGGTCTTTGCTGGTATATATCTCATGTATAAATACACATGTACATAGCATGTAGTGTAATTATATGTCTGCATGTGGTATAGACATGCCTGAGTTTACAAGCTGTATATAtgttgtacagattgtaaaatgACACAATTTTGTGATTTGAGGCTATTAAACTGACCTGACGTGTATCAGCCTAATTTTGTTTGAATTTCATACTAAGCAAGTGCATTACGGCCATTTACAAATAACAAAATTGTTTAGCAGTAATTCTCCTGTTGGTCACTAGGAGGAGCTCAGAACATCTGTAAACGGATTGAGGAAGAAGATGATTCAATATGAGAAAGCTGCACAGACCTGTAACCATTCTGCAAAACACAACCAGGTGGAACTGCATCTCTCAAAATCACCTTAAAATCAACCAGAAATGTTCAGATTCATTGATAGAAACATGTTCTTCTGCTTTCCTCACACTAACCTTTATTTTTACATTCTGTAAAGGCTGAGATCAAACTGACAGAGGAACAGATGAAAAAGGAGTTTGAGAGACTTCACCGGTTTTTgcgagaggaggaagaagccAGGATACTTGCACTCAAGAAGgaacaggaggagaagaagagagagttgCATGAAAGGACGAACAGAATCAGTCAGATGATAAAATCTCTGGGAAACAAGATCCAGCTGATTGAAGAGGAGCTAGATGCAGATGGAGATGGGGTTACATTTTTACAGGTAACATCTATCAAATGTTATAAAGTTAGTCCATGAATAGGTATAGGTGCTTGtatttgaaacattaaaaacacaaactattTTATTGCAGCAATACCAAGACGAAGGAAAAAGGTATATGACATTTCTGggcattaaaacacacaagcacatactgttcagataaaaatacatctgtgtaactgtttgtgtgtctatattTGTCCACTGCAGCACTCAGACAGGTCACAGAGAGCCAATGAAGATTTGCAGACTTCTACTAAATGTGGCTAAACATCTGGGAAACATCCAGTATGCTGTCTGGGACAAGATGAAACACATCGCCACCTACAGTCAGTTTTATGAATGTTTTGTGCTGCTCTCAACTCccactttctgtctctctaactCCTATGTTTCTTCCAGCTCCAGTGACACTGGACCCAAGAACAGCTGGCAAGTCCCTGAGAGTGTCTACTGGACTGAACAGTGTCCAGATTTCTCCTGAACCCTCACTGGGGCATGAAGAGAATCAAAGTATCCCAGCCAACCCAGAACGTTTTCACCCTTACTCCTGCATCCTGGCAAAAGAAGGCTACAACTCCGGGGTACACTGTTGGGATATTGAGGtaattacatttgcatttactgGATTCAAGATAAATACGTAAATATGCAGATAATAAtacttttcattattgattaatctgcagattattttctaaattcatcatttagtttatgaaattgaaattgcatttaaaatttCTTAGAGATCATGATTTTGTCTTcaatttacttgtttttttgaCTAAAGATACTCAATTCACATATGTCATACATgaccataaaaaaacagcaaattgtcacatttgaaaAGTATGAACCAAAGAACATTTGGCATTTTTCCataaaaatatctgaaaaaattaattgattatcaaaagtTGTGGATTAGTTTTGAGTTGATGAACTAATCAATTCATCGATTAACCTTTGCAGCTctataaatatgtttatgttgaGTTGTGGTTTATATATAGAGAGTTAGTCTTTAAATTGACTGCTACAGTcattgataaataataaaagttaattgTGATGTTAAATATCCTGCCTTATCTATCAGAATGAATCAAATTTATGGAACTTGCCAAAATTTCCAAAATATGTGTTGTGCCTCACATTTTTGTCTGTACATGAACAAATATCAGCCcatatattgattttatttaccCTCAATAATTTATGTAGGTGTCAGCCTCAATCTCAGTATTGTTTGGGCTCTAGTATGTTCACATACTGCATATTGTGAATAACTTGAGATACATGCTTTTCATGAATTATCTCTTCCTTCCCATTTGTCTAAATATTCACTATTGATTTCAACAGGTTGGTGACACCGTTAACTGGACAGTCGGTGTTGCTACTCACTCAGTGTCCAGAGGAGAAGAGTTCGAGGCATGTCCAGAGGCAGGGCTCTGGTGTATCAGCCTGCGGGACGGCGAGTATCGAGCTCTCACCACTCCCTCTCAGATCCTTCACCTGGACAAGTCACACCACCTAAAGAGAGTCCGAGTGAGGCTGGACTGGGATGAAGAGAAGCTGGAATTCATGAACAGTGATACTCACATACATCTGTTCACGTTTAGACATCGCTTTGTTGAAAAGGTGTACCCATACTTGGAGACCATATCTGCGTGCGGGGGCCTTGCTGTGTTGGCAGCGAGAGTGAACGTCAGCATGGAGTCATATCACATCCCTGTTGAAGACACTGGCCCTAAAGAGAGTCAGGAAAGTGAATCCTCCGCTGAAGAAAGAATCATCACTTCAgttacaaacaacaacaaaaagacgTTAGATTACCTACATGTGGCAGAAGACAAAAACCTATCAGTTCATTCTAAGAGTGAGGAGAAAAACACCAAACCTGAGAGCCCCACCTGTAAGCAGAAGCTCAAAACTAAATctgctggaggagaaaagaCATCAGGCAACAAACCTGCTGTTAAAAAACAGCCAACCAGGAAGCCCAGGTTTAATGTGACCTACCATGTTTCACTGAACCGAGCCCTAAACATCATCAAAAATGAATCCTGCAAACCGCCAAGAAATCCAGATCAATCCTGTTGATCACTGAAATCATTATTCTTGTGATAAATAACAAAAGCTTCTagtcaaaacatattttgttcaAACTTAGCAACTGTATCCCTTTtctttattagggcccgagcactgacaagtcagtgagggacctattgcttttgccaggattcttattattattagggcccgagcactgacaagtcagtgagggacctattgcttttgccaggattcttattattagggcccgagcactgacaagtcagtgagggacctattgcttttgccaggattcttattattattattaagcacgctcttatgccgtgtaatgaatcgcatttttggtggcctgaacatacatgaaaactcatgaaattctgcacacacgtcgcagctggtgaaaatttatttaattcaatgtgattggacgcaagcgtggtaaggggactcgctagcgccccctaacgtcgggtcatgtgactacaaatcctctcggatcgccatgaaatttaaatatgttacagctctcatcggatcattgggaaattaattttgtggaatttttttaccaaacaggaagttgtgcacgcggcgtggcgtgcaccgattttaatttttcgaacaccgctttgaggactttatgatgttcacagaatcatgaaacctgccacgtaggtttcaaatcatgagctctttcatctgataccacatttgcccaatattttgccccaacagctcagtagcgccccctaatgccttttcccacttagcatgtactgacaagctctaaaactcaccaaattggacacactcatcaagactcatgaatattattttttggtataaccgcaaccttttaagtgccaaaatgactctacagcgccccctagaacattaaaagttgaagccccgccttctacatgcacgtacatgaacgaaatttaggattcatatatatcatgaccagacgcacaaaaaagcctcttggacccataccctaagtccaacaggaagtcggccatcttggatcacaggtgcattttttccgccacaggtgcatttttccaggcctcgtactttaacgcactcctcctgcagttttgactccacagacttcagattggaactatatcatcctcaggccttgattatgtaaacttgatgacagatttttcctacgttataccaggtgggcgtggctgttgtttgtttgtataaacaaacaactccttataactcttccatacattgtcggatgttaatacatgcactgcgtaaaatgtcacacctggtaacgccgtttcaatttcaacatcattgggggtgggtgtggcaagaggtctccatagcgccccctaacagcaggtcatgtgaccaaaaacgttgtctgatcttcgtgaaatttacaggactcatagcacttatgggtaaacccccaaattaattttttcaaatttttcactcaaacaggaagtgagttattttgcatttcctgcgtcaatttaccatttttccaacagcgtttaaaggactttcccgtcttcacagaatcaccaaattgcccacataggttcacactcaggagtactttaatttgagaccataactgcccctgggcgtggcacaacagctcaatagcgccccctaatgcctttatccattttgtacatttttccaaactcctacactcaccaaattgtacacatacgtcaacagtcacacatattgactactgacaaagtttgggatttttaagtgcgaagatgactccacagcgccccctggaagatttcaaagtttaagccccgccttccacattgacatagaaaaatgaaatccacaaggcctatgtattatgtccagacgcacaaaaaagcctcttggacccataccctaagtccaacaggaagtcggccatcaaggctaaaatgttcaatctggatcatttttattattattatagttgtacgcctttttgacagcctaaacatgccccaaaactcaccaaaacttgcaatcatgtccgatccggagaaaactttgatattttaaggagcggggaaatggccgacgcaaaaattgattaatagcgccccctggaaaatttaaaaaatcaagcccctcgactcagattgacgtagacaaacgaaattcggtgaacacatgtatcatgtccagacgcactaaaaagcctcttggacccatagcctaagtccaacaggaagtcggccatccaggaaaaaatgctcaatcttgacgcttttttggcccttcacccacattcctttgtgctgagaagtcacccagactcatttgtggtcttagtgtgccatctagtggagacattaaccgctgcacacaatgttcaattaaaggcacaggagcaaagacatctacatgccagttttgacagccctgcgactgccgcacgcaccggcgtgcacgtacggcgttacagttggggggaaaacgggggggtgcgagggcccttcgacactgcttgcagttttaatttcctttatttttttattagggcccgagcactgacaagtcagtgagggacctattgcttttgccaggattcttattattagggcccgagcactgacaagtcagtgagggacctattgcttttgccaggattcttattagggcccgagcactgacaagtcagtgagggacctattgtaattgccggaattattagggcccgagcactgacaagtcagtgagggacctattgtaattgctggaattattagggcccgagcactgacaagtcagtgagggacctattgcttttgccaggattcttattattattagggcccgagcactgacaagtcagtgagggacctattgtttttgccaagattcttattagggcccgagcactgacaagtcagtgagggacctattgcttttgccaggattcttattattattattcacgttcttatgccgtgtaatgaatcgcatttttggcggcttgaacatgcatgaaaactcatgaaattctgcacaaacgtcgcagctggtgaaaatttatttaatttaacgtgattggacgcaagcgtggtaaggggactcgctagcgccccctaacgtcgggtcatgtgaccacaaatcctctcggatcggcatgaaatttaaatatgttacagctctcatcggatcattgggaaattaattttgtggaatttttttaccaaacaggaagtcgcccacgcggcgtggcgtgcaccgattttcatttttcgaacaacgctttgaggactttacgatgttcacagaatcatgaaacctgccacgtaggtttcaaatcatgagctctttcatctgataccacatttgcccaatatttcgcaccaacagctcagtagcgccccctaatgccttttcccacttagcatgtactgacaagctctaaaactcaccaaattggacacactcatcaagactcacgaatattattttttgatataaccgcaaccttttaagtggcaaaatgactctacagcgccccctagaacattaaaagttgaagccccgccttctacatgcacgtacatgaacgaaatttaggattcatatatatcatgaccagacgcacaaaaaagcctcttggacccataccctaagtccaacaggaagtcggccatcttggatcacaggtgcattttttccgccattttccccatttccaggccttgcactttaacgaactcctcctgcagttttgactccacagacttgagattagaactgtatcatcctcagaccttgatgatgtaaacttgatgacagattttacctacgttataccaggtgggcgtggcagtcgtttgtttgtataaacaaacaactccttataactcctccatacattgtcggatgtttatacatgcactgcgtaaaatgtcacacctggtgacgccgtttcaatttcaacatcattgggggtggatgtggcaaggggtctccatagcgccccctaacagcaggtcatgtgaccacaaactttgtctgatcttcgtgaaatttacaggactcatagcactcatgggtaaaccctcaaattatttttttcaaatttttcgctctaacaggaagtgagttattgtgcatttcctgcgtcaattttccgtttttccctctgcgtttagaggactttcccatcttcacagaatcaccaaattgcccacataggttcacactcaggcgcactttaatttgagaccataactgccactgggcgtggcacaacagctcaatagcgccccctagtgcctttatccattttgtacattttcccaaactcctacactcaccaaattgtacacatacgtcaacagtcacacatattgacaactgacaaagtttgggatttttaagtgagaagatgactccacagcgccccctggaagatttcaaagtttaagccccgccttccacattgacatagaaaaatgaaatcgacaaggcctatgtattatgtccagacgcacaaaaaagcctcttggacccataccctaagtccaacaggaagtcggccatccaggctaaaatgttcaatctggataatttttattattattatagttgtacgcctttttgacagcctaaacatgccccaaaactcaccaaaacttgcaatcatgtccgatccggagaaaactttgatattttaaggagcggggaaatggccgacgcaaaaatggattaatagcgccccctagaaaatttaaaaaatcaagcccctccactcagattgacgtagacaaaccaaattcgggaaacacatgtatcgtgtaaagacgcacaaaaaagcctcttggagccatagcctaagtccaacaggaagtctgccatccaggcaaaaatgctcaatcttaatgattttttgacccttcacccacattccttattgcttagaagtcactcagactcatttgtggtcttagactgccatctagtggagacattaaccgctgcacacaatgttcaattaaaggcacaggagcaaagacatctacatgccagttttgacagccctgcgaccgccgcacgcaccgacgtgcacgtacggcgttacaattgagggggtaaacgggggggtgcgagggcccttcgacactgcttgcagttttaattattattattattaagcacgctcttatgccgtgtaatgaatcgca belongs to Scomber scombrus chromosome 2, fScoSco1.1, whole genome shotgun sequence and includes:
- the LOC134001891 gene encoding nuclear factor 7, brain-like; the protein is MVKKEGLLPPTVMHNDPLIYFLLEKVSTQHHSRSGLGHFYEETSRPQEELRTSVNGLRKKMIQYEKAAQTCNHSAKHNQAEIKLTEEQMKKEFERLHRFLREEEEARILALKKEQEEKKRELHERTNRISQMIKSLGNKIQLIEEELDADGDGVTFLQQYQDEGKSTQTGHREPMKICRLLLNVAKHLGNIQYAVWDKMKHIATYTPVTLDPRTAGKSLRVSTGLNSVQISPEPSLGHEENQSIPANPERFHPYSCILAKEGYNSGVHCWDIEVGDTVNWTVGVATHSVSRGEEFEACPEAGLWCISLRDGEYRALTTPSQILHLDKSHHLKRVRVRLDWDEEKLEFMNSDTHIHLFTFRHRFVEKVYPYLETISACGGLAVLAARVNVSMESYHIPVEDTGPKESQESESSAEERIITSVTNNNKKTLDYLHVAEDKNLSVHSKSEEKNTKPESPTCKQKLKTKSAGGEKTSGNKPAVKKQPTRKPRFNVTYHVSLNRALNIIKNESCKPPRNPDQSC